A stretch of the Chlorobiota bacterium genome encodes the following:
- a CDS encoding TonB-dependent receptor, with product MKLLILSISIFFTVCSLSFSQNSNSFSGIVFDKESNKPLNGVVIEIKEFKIGSISSSDGSFIIKNIPEKSFIVRIKLIGYEEQFLQISDHSQKVNVKIYLLLKNNVTDEVVVKRKKYEDNLISSNQSKSVIDENELDKHRGENFSESLKNVAGVTLLQTGPSISKPVIRGLHSQRVLILNNDTRQEGQQWGNEHAPEIDPFSVGKIEVLKGAKGVEYGSDAIGGVIRVEARELPEEGINGKILLNGFSNNKQFSGSTFLEGANLLADGFAWRVQGSVRYAGDAQTPNYLLANTAFRESDASINLSYKFNRTSFTFLGSHFNTNIGIFSGSHISSSSDLLRAIKSDTPLVSRSFSYDILPPDQKINHNILSLEYKTSTSELGTFDAKFSYQLNQRQEFDSHKPYSDSLANLLIGKPAIDMSLYTYTIDGTLNHNAVMGGSGKIGLSFTRQSNVSDGKSQFIPNYRVYSAGSFITEEFYPSDDLILNFGARFDYRNLFVYQFENNKIVEKERIYSTLSFDVGEILKLSDNFSISSNLGSAWRAPSINELFANGVHHGTATFEIGDTNLIEERSYSIDATLRYKTEKIRGELSSYFMYFPHFIQLLPKPEPTLTIRGSFPTFYFSQNKSTLKGLEGLVEIFITDWFKIESSVTIVRGDNIDSNKFLFQMPSDKFRFSTHFHIDDMKFLKDSFLEFNMNSSFKQTRELLNEDYLPAPDGYVLFGINGGTTSNIFSKELEFNFSVDNLFNISYRDYLSRYRYFADDIGRNISFRISLAF from the coding sequence TTGAAATTATTAATTTTATCAATCTCAATTTTCTTTACTGTATGCAGTTTATCATTTTCTCAAAACTCAAATAGTTTTTCTGGAATTGTGTTTGATAAAGAATCAAATAAACCATTAAATGGAGTAGTAATTGAGATTAAGGAATTTAAAATTGGTTCAATATCCAGTTCAGATGGTAGTTTTATCATTAAAAATATTCCTGAAAAATCTTTTATCGTTAGAATAAAATTGATTGGTTATGAAGAACAATTTCTACAAATTTCTGATCATTCTCAAAAAGTGAATGTTAAAATTTATTTGTTATTAAAAAATAATGTTACTGATGAAGTTGTTGTTAAAAGGAAAAAATATGAAGATAATTTAATTTCGAGCAACCAATCCAAATCTGTAATAGATGAAAATGAACTTGATAAACATAGAGGTGAAAATTTTTCTGAATCACTAAAGAATGTAGCTGGAGTTACATTATTACAAACAGGACCATCAATATCAAAACCAGTAATTCGTGGGCTTCATTCACAAAGAGTATTGATACTAAATAATGATACTAGGCAAGAAGGGCAACAATGGGGAAATGAACATGCTCCTGAAATTGATCCTTTTTCTGTTGGAAAAATTGAGGTATTAAAAGGTGCAAAGGGTGTAGAATATGGATCGGATGCAATTGGAGGAGTTATACGAGTTGAAGCACGTGAATTACCTGAGGAAGGAATTAATGGCAAAATACTTTTAAATGGATTTAGTAATAACAAACAATTCTCTGGCTCAACATTTTTAGAAGGAGCAAATTTATTAGCTGATGGCTTTGCATGGCGTGTTCAGGGGAGTGTTAGATATGCTGGTGATGCACAAACTCCAAATTATCTTTTGGCAAATACTGCCTTTAGAGAATCAGATGCATCAATCAATTTATCGTACAAATTTAATAGAACATCTTTTACGTTTCTTGGTAGTCATTTTAATACAAATATTGGTATTTTTTCTGGTTCTCATATATCAAGTTCAAGTGATTTATTGAGGGCTATAAAAAGTGATACTCCATTAGTTAGTAGATCTTTTTCATATGATATTTTACCTCCAGATCAAAAAATTAATCATAATATTTTATCACTTGAATATAAAACATCTACATCTGAATTAGGAACTTTTGACGCAAAATTTAGTTATCAACTCAATCAAAGGCAAGAATTTGATTCACACAAACCATATAGTGATTCATTAGCAAACTTATTGATTGGTAAACCTGCTATTGATATGTCACTTTATACATATACTATTGATGGTACACTTAATCATAATGCGGTTATGGGTGGATCAGGGAAGATTGGATTATCGTTTACTAGGCAGAGTAATGTTTCAGATGGTAAAAGTCAGTTCATTCCAAATTATCGAGTATATTCAGCTGGTTCATTTATCACTGAAGAGTTTTATCCTTCAGATGATTTGATTTTAAATTTTGGTGCTAGGTTTGATTATAGGAATCTTTTTGTTTATCAATTTGAGAATAACAAAATAGTTGAAAAAGAAAGAATTTACTCAACACTTTCATTTGATGTTGGAGAAATTTTGAAGCTTTCAGATAATTTTTCTATCTCATCAAACTTAGGTTCGGCTTGGAGAGCTCCTAGTATTAATGAACTTTTTGCAAATGGCGTTCATCATGGTACAGCTACATTTGAAATTGGTGACACAAACTTAATTGAAGAAAGAAGTTATAGTATTGATGCAACTCTAAGATATAAAACTGAAAAAATTAGAGGAGAACTAAGTAGCTATTTTATGTATTTTCCACATTTCATTCAGCTTTTACCAAAGCCTGAGCCTACATTAACTATTAGAGGTTCTTTCCCAACATTTTACTTTTCTCAAAATAAATCAACTCTAAAAGGGTTAGAAGGATTAGTAGAAATTTTTATAACTGATTGGTTTAAAATTGAATCTTCAGTTACTATTGTTAGGGGCGATAATATTGATAGCAATAAATTTCTATTTCAAATGCCTTCTGATAAATTTAGATTTAGTACTCATTTTCATATTGATGATATGAAATTTTTAAAAGATTCTTTCTTAGAGTTTAATATGAATTCAAGTTTTAAACAAACTAGAGAATTGTTAAATGAAGACTATTTACCTGCTCCTGATGGATATGTTCTATTTGGAATTAATGGTGGAACAACTTCAAACATTTTTTCTAAAGAGTTAGAATTTAATTTTTCAGTAGATAATTTATTCAACATATCTTATAGAGATTACCTTAGTAGATACAGATATTTTGCAGACGATATTGGAAGGAATATCTCTTTTAGAATATCTTTAGCTTTTTAG
- a CDS encoding MCE family protein: MSANRSQEIKVGLITLIALLSVIGIIIWGKSAGLGVNNKTLSIILPSSNGIEAGAPVTVYGVRCGSVISVTISENKVIANAVIQSSIKLYSNARASVQMLELTGGRKIEIEPGDSGKEVKDDILIKGYSQGDISSSISKVDLIVTDAQIMIKKLDTTISSINGIVSSPAFKQSITNSLSNTEKASLQLNEVITQNKDAIKKTLLDLQSASVELKNTINEISPIAKNLITNANGAVTEISGNVKSVSASTENTLKSANETILKINSLTENLNKITEGINNKDGIIGRLVFDKKLSDDIDLTIKETKELVTKIRKYGINTNVSIGQKP, from the coding sequence TTGTCTGCAAACAGATCTCAAGAAATAAAAGTTGGTTTGATAACTCTCATAGCATTGCTATCTGTAATTGGTATAATTATTTGGGGCAAGAGTGCTGGGCTTGGAGTAAACAATAAAACTTTATCAATTATTTTACCTAGTTCAAATGGAATTGAAGCTGGTGCTCCTGTAACAGTTTATGGGGTTAGATGTGGATCAGTAATTAGTGTTACCATTTCTGAAAATAAAGTAATTGCAAATGCAGTTATTCAATCATCTATAAAATTATATTCAAATGCAAGAGCTTCTGTACAAATGTTAGAGCTTACTGGTGGTAGAAAAATTGAAATTGAACCTGGTGATTCAGGTAAAGAAGTTAAAGATGATATTTTAATAAAAGGATATTCTCAAGGAGATATTTCTTCTTCAATTTCAAAGGTTGATTTAATAGTTACAGATGCCCAAATAATGATTAAAAAATTAGATACTACAATCTCATCAATTAATGGAATTGTATCTTCACCTGCTTTCAAACAATCTATTACAAATTCTCTTTCAAATACTGAAAAAGCAAGTTTGCAATTAAATGAAGTTATCACTCAAAATAAAGATGCAATCAAAAAGACCTTACTAGATTTGCAAAGTGCGTCTGTTGAGTTGAAAAATACTATAAATGAAATTTCTCCAATTGCAAAAAATTTAATTACAAATGCAAACGGAGCAGTTACTGAAATTTCTGGGAATGTAAAAAGTGTAAGTGCTTCAACTGAAAATACATTGAAATCTGCAAATGAAACAATTTTAAAAATCAATTCTTTAACAGAAAATTTGAATAAAATTACTGAAGGAATTAATAACAAAGACGGAATTATTGGCAGACTAGTATTTGATAAAAAGCTTTCTGATGATATTGATTTAACAATAAAAGAAACTAAAGAACTGGTTACAAAAATTCGTAAATATGGGATTAATACAAATGTTTCTATTGGTCAAAAACCTTGA
- a CDS encoding (2Fe-2S)-binding protein has translation MPTITIDGKLIECASGKTIIEVATENGLMVPHFCWHPALSVSGNCRMCLVEVEKMPKLVIACSTQVVDGQVININNERVDKAREVIMEFLLINHPLDCPICDEAGQCKLQDYAFNHGTGESRFSEVKNHKDKRVSLGPEVLFDAERCITCSRCIRFSDEIAEQPALTFVNRGDKVTIETFPGTSLDNCYSMNVIDICPVGALTSKDFRFKSRVWDMSFNDTICPGCSKGCNIQAGVRDNEILRLEPRVNMKVNKYWMCDTGRLQEYDYVNNNRLLKYCVNKNETKFEEAITSAISQLRSVNKNDILFITSPFATIEENYLFVKLAKEQFGAKRVYYCEYNDKDFADNKLKTSDRTPNSNGAKICGAEIISAHQLADLIKLSVKAILTIDDHLFEFENKISEDFELSETLTQMDAIIVCGSNSRPITEFATTLIPQATYAEKEGTFVNVNGLVQHFEPVLVTESNLRIMGMKQSRLDKFGSYNDRWTQGEVRQVKSGFEILKAFANSSGAKWSYLSESEVFEEISTKIISLNFMDYKKLDEYMGINFHEGNSPKIHGPVYVAHDLRPQNNNH, from the coding sequence GTGCCAACTATAACAATAGACGGAAAATTAATTGAGTGTGCTTCAGGGAAAACTATAATTGAGGTTGCTACTGAAAATGGATTAATGGTACCACATTTTTGTTGGCATCCAGCGCTTTCAGTTTCTGGTAATTGTAGGATGTGTCTGGTTGAAGTTGAAAAAATGCCTAAGCTAGTAATTGCATGTTCAACTCAAGTAGTTGATGGTCAGGTGATAAATATAAACAATGAACGAGTAGATAAAGCAAGGGAAGTTATAATGGAGTTTTTGCTGATAAACCATCCTCTAGATTGTCCAATATGCGATGAAGCAGGTCAATGCAAACTTCAAGATTATGCATTTAATCATGGAACAGGAGAAAGTAGATTTTCAGAAGTTAAGAATCATAAAGATAAAAGGGTTTCTTTAGGTCCTGAAGTTCTTTTTGATGCAGAAAGATGTATAACCTGTTCAAGATGTATTAGGTTTAGTGATGAAATTGCTGAACAACCAGCTTTAACATTTGTAAACAGAGGTGATAAAGTAACAATAGAAACTTTTCCTGGCACTTCTCTAGACAATTGTTATTCAATGAATGTTATTGATATATGTCCAGTTGGTGCATTAACCTCAAAAGATTTCAGGTTTAAATCAAGAGTATGGGATATGTCATTTAATGATACTATTTGTCCTGGATGTTCAAAAGGGTGTAATATACAAGCTGGAGTTCGAGATAATGAGATTTTAAGGTTAGAACCAAGAGTAAACATGAAAGTAAACAAATATTGGATGTGTGATACTGGCAGACTACAAGAATACGATTATGTGAATAATAATAGGTTGCTCAAATATTGTGTTAATAAGAATGAAACTAAATTTGAAGAAGCAATTACTTCAGCAATATCTCAGTTAAGAAGTGTAAATAAAAATGATATTTTATTTATTACTTCACCATTTGCAACGATTGAAGAAAATTATCTTTTTGTAAAACTAGCAAAAGAACAATTTGGTGCAAAAAGAGTCTATTATTGTGAGTATAATGACAAAGATTTTGCAGATAACAAATTAAAAACATCTGATAGAACTCCAAATTCTAATGGAGCAAAAATATGTGGAGCTGAAATTATTTCAGCTCATCAATTAGCTGATTTGATTAAGTTAAGTGTTAAGGCTATACTTACAATTGATGATCATTTATTTGAATTTGAAAACAAAATTTCTGAAGACTTCGAACTTTCAGAAACATTAACACAAATGGATGCTATTATTGTTTGTGGGAGTAATTCAAGACCTATAACTGAATTTGCAACAACGTTGATTCCTCAGGCTACTTATGCCGAAAAAGAAGGTACATTTGTAAATGTTAATGGATTAGTTCAGCATTTTGAACCTGTGTTAGTTACTGAATCTAACTTAAGAATAATGGGCATGAAGCAGTCAAGATTAGATAAATTTGGATCATATAATGATAGATGGACTCAAGGAGAAGTTAGGCAAGTTAAATCTGGATTTGAGATATTGAAAGCATTTGCAAATTCATCTGGAGCAAAGTGGAGTTATCTTTCAGAATCAGAAGTGTTCGAAGAAATTTCAACAAAAATAATTAGTTTAAATTTCATGGATTATAAAAAACTTGATGAATATATGGGTATAAATTTTCATGAAGGGAATTCTCCTAAAATACATGGTCCTGTTTATGTAGCACATGATTTAAGACCTCAAAATAATAATCATTAA
- the plsY gene encoding glycerol-3-phosphate 1-O-acyltransferase PlsY: MQIIFISLVSYLIGSIPWAVLIGKAFYKIDVRTKGSGNMGSTNTFRTFGWRAGLAVQILDILKGAGAVLFATWMFNGNLPFHNATPFDDSTIVKTIAGCCAVIGHVWTIFGGFKGGKGINTAVGMLLSIAPIELAVAGGIFLLIVFASGYVSLGSIIAALTLPTTMFVRYNFFKVEIPSYGTIVFFLIGLALLIVFTHRTNISRLIKGDENRFNKLKLFK; the protein is encoded by the coding sequence ATGCAAATTATTTTCATTTCTTTAGTCTCATATTTAATTGGATCTATACCATGGGCTGTTTTGATAGGGAAGGCTTTTTACAAAATAGATGTTAGAACAAAAGGGAGTGGTAATATGGGGAGTACTAATACATTTAGAACTTTTGGTTGGAGGGCGGGATTAGCAGTACAGATACTTGATATATTAAAAGGTGCAGGAGCAGTTTTATTTGCAACTTGGATGTTTAACGGTAACTTACCTTTTCATAATGCTACTCCATTTGATGATTCAACAATCGTTAAAACAATTGCTGGTTGTTGTGCAGTTATAGGTCATGTTTGGACGATATTTGGCGGGTTCAAAGGTGGAAAAGGGATTAATACTGCAGTAGGAATGTTATTATCTATTGCTCCAATAGAATTAGCAGTTGCAGGTGGTATTTTTTTATTAATAGTATTTGCATCTGGTTATGTTTCTCTTGGATCTATTATAGCCGCATTAACTCTTCCAACAACAATGTTTGTTAGATACAATTTCTTTAAAGTTGAAATTCCTAGTTATGGTACAATTGTATTCTTTTTAATTGGTTTAGCATTGTTAATTGTTTTTACTCATAGAACAAATATTTCAAGGCTAATTAAAGGTGATGAGAACAGATTTAATAAACTAAAATTGTTTAAATAG
- a CDS encoding J domain-containing protein: MQEKDFYKILDVPETATESEIKKNYRLIAKKFHPDLNPGNKEFEEKFKAASEAYDILGDKKKRTQYDSMRKLGYRGSSNINSGNSNFNIDYEEFMRRYGNATQKERFDKSSSTKKKTESNFSFDDVISNLFGGKKEKTAQQQAAQQHTLESDEPQPTSDPFFKQKGYNAYVDLKLNIVQAIIGSKVSVRTPQGKKVTISIQPGIDNGKKLRIPKMGFSIDNGSTGDLFITLNIQMPKNLTPEQIDSIKSMAKVLGLKY; this comes from the coding sequence ATGCAAGAAAAAGATTTCTATAAAATATTAGATGTTCCTGAAACTGCAACTGAATCTGAGATAAAGAAAAATTACAGATTGATTGCAAAAAAATTTCATCCTGATTTAAATCCTGGTAATAAAGAGTTTGAAGAAAAATTTAAAGCTGCAAGTGAAGCATATGATATACTTGGTGATAAAAAGAAGCGAACTCAATATGATTCTATGAGAAAATTGGGTTACAGAGGAAGTAGCAATATCAATTCTGGTAATTCGAATTTCAATATCGATTACGAAGAATTTATGCGTAGATATGGAAATGCAACACAAAAAGAAAGATTTGATAAAAGTTCTTCTACAAAAAAGAAGACAGAATCAAATTTCTCTTTTGATGATGTAATTTCAAATTTATTCGGAGGGAAAAAAGAAAAAACTGCTCAACAACAGGCGGCTCAACAACATACACTTGAATCTGACGAACCTCAACCAACCTCAGACCCTTTCTTTAAACAAAAAGGATATAACGCTTATGTAGATTTAAAGCTAAATATTGTTCAAGCAATTATTGGAAGTAAAGTAAGTGTAAGAACTCCACAAGGGAAGAAAGTTACCATTTCTATTCAACCTGGAATTGATAATGGAAAAAAGTTAAGAATTCCTAAAATGGGTTTTTCAATCGATAATGGTTCAACTGGTGATTTATTCATAACATTAAACATACAAATGCCAAAAAATTTAACACCTGAGCAAATTGATTCAATCAAATCAATGGCAAAAGTATTAGGTTTAAAATATTAA
- a CDS encoding ROK family protein translates to MKNSNLIFACDIGGTTIKFGIVDLKDNKIQYNFSIPTQSEISPIIVIENIIKGIDKLTKVNPEINYIGIGVPGVINDNNEVCYPPNFNGWNKVPLYEILKKNIGEKFEIRIDNDAKTAALSEFLNCGKNISDMIFITLGTGVGGCIISKGKIFRGFKGGAGEIGHVSIDYKGLLCKCGSRGCIESYLGQKFMSDQATDELKDNPDSILVDMIKFNKMEPKLINKAAEQNDKFAIEFLRKRGAMLGSVIASVMNLLDIHLTIIGGGTSESNILISSTNEEMNSRLLKSIQPTSELRLAKYLKDSGVIGAANLFKILS, encoded by the coding sequence TTGAAAAATTCAAATTTAATCTTCGCATGTGATATTGGGGGAACAACAATAAAATTTGGAATTGTTGATTTGAAAGATAATAAAATTCAATATAACTTTTCAATACCAACTCAATCTGAAATTAGCCCAATTATAGTTATAGAAAATATTATTAAGGGAATAGATAAGCTCACAAAAGTAAATCCTGAAATAAATTATATTGGTATTGGTGTTCCAGGAGTTATAAATGATAATAATGAGGTATGTTACCCACCAAATTTTAATGGATGGAACAAAGTACCACTATATGAGATTTTAAAAAAGAACATAGGAGAGAAGTTTGAAATTAGAATAGACAATGATGCAAAAACTGCAGCTCTTTCAGAATTTCTAAATTGTGGTAAAAATATTTCAGATATGATATTTATAACTTTAGGAACTGGAGTTGGTGGATGTATAATAAGTAAAGGGAAAATTTTTCGTGGTTTCAAAGGTGGAGCAGGTGAGATTGGTCATGTGAGTATAGATTACAAAGGATTATTATGTAAATGTGGATCAAGAGGATGTATTGAATCTTATTTGGGTCAAAAATTTATGTCAGATCAAGCAACTGATGAATTGAAGGATAATCCAGATTCTATTTTAGTTGACATGATTAAATTTAATAAAATGGAACCAAAATTAATTAACAAAGCAGCAGAACAAAATGATAAATTTGCTATAGAATTTTTGAGAAAAAGAGGAGCAATGCTTGGTTCGGTTATAGCCTCTGTAATGAATTTACTGGATATACATTTAACAATAATTGGAGGAGGGACTTCAGAATCTAATATTTTAATTTCAAGCACTAATGAAGAAATGAATTCTAGACTTTTAAAATCTATACAACCAACATCAGAGTTAAGATTAGCAAAATATCTTAAAGATTCAGGAGTTATTGGTGCTGCAAACCTTTTCAAAATCCTAAGTTAA
- a CDS encoding chromophore lyase CpcT/CpeT, translating into MKPEIFISLLSLVLILPSCTPGIKHPNIPKMPPNISDTLSEYLIGDYSSKEQSIADSDYFDIRLHIKRVWEDKPGGHWLYVEQAVASAQDKPYRQRIYHIFPNFPKCISEVYTIKDDKKFIGLWKNKDLEKDLTFASLDRKNGCEVILDFKNGRFIGGTNGNECSSELKGAKYAKSEVSIGLDDMITWDRGYNSAGEQVWGAVKGGYIFMKNENQQK; encoded by the coding sequence TTGAAACCTGAAATCTTTATATCATTATTAAGTTTAGTTCTCATACTACCATCTTGCACCCCAGGAATTAAACACCCCAATATCCCCAAAATGCCCCCAAATATTTCTGATACTCTTTCAGAATATTTAATCGGTGATTATTCTTCAAAAGAACAATCAATTGCAGATTCTGATTATTTTGATATTAGACTTCATATAAAAAGAGTTTGGGAAGATAAGCCCGGTGGTCATTGGTTATATGTTGAACAAGCTGTAGCATCTGCTCAAGACAAACCATATCGTCAAAGGATTTATCATATATTCCCAAATTTCCCAAAATGTATAAGCGAAGTATATACTATAAAAGATGATAAAAAATTTATAGGATTATGGAAGAATAAAGATCTTGAAAAGGATTTAACTTTTGCAAGTCTCGATCGTAAAAATGGTTGCGAAGTTATTTTAGATTTTAAAAATGGTAGATTTATTGGAGGCACAAATGGGAATGAATGTAGTAGTGAACTTAAAGGAGCAAAGTATGCTAAATCTGAAGTTTCAATTGGTTTAGATGATATGATAACATGGGATAGAGGTTACAATTCAGCTGGAGAGCAAGTGTGGGGAGCAGTAAAGGGTGGATATATATTTATGAAAAATGAAAATCAGCAGAAGTAA
- a CDS encoding threonylcarbamoyl-AMP synthase: protein MRTIFLNATESFEECTDILQAAQMLRNGDLVAFPTETVYGLGADAFNAESIEKIFIAKGRPSDNPLIVHVASFQDIELVGEINSRVLKLAEKFMPGPLTIIINSNDKIPLIARAGLPTVGVRIPNHKVAYELLRNSGPLVGPSANLSTKPSPTNASHVLNDLNGRINGILNGGECSMGIESTIIDTTTKELVLLRPGIISLEEIESTLQEKVVFSNNGDKFPKAPGMKYKHYSPKTKVSLIFDDEEIPKEKLNRIVITTDKHKPKFPNETIFNLSESSLYKYLRLADDLRMNEVIIYTQKNEITIGLLDRILKAGGRYSREN from the coding sequence ATGAGAACAATATTTTTAAATGCAACAGAGTCGTTTGAAGAATGTACGGATATTCTTCAAGCGGCTCAAATGTTAAGAAATGGTGATTTAGTGGCTTTCCCAACTGAGACAGTTTATGGGTTAGGCGCAGATGCGTTTAATGCAGAATCAATCGAGAAGATTTTTATTGCAAAGGGCAGACCTTCAGACAATCCATTAATTGTTCATGTTGCTTCATTTCAAGATATTGAATTAGTAGGAGAAATTAATTCCAGAGTATTAAAATTAGCTGAAAAATTCATGCCTGGTCCTTTAACAATTATAATTAACTCTAATGATAAAATCCCATTAATTGCAAGAGCAGGATTGCCAACAGTCGGGGTAAGAATCCCAAATCATAAAGTTGCATATGAGTTATTGAGAAATTCAGGTCCGTTAGTTGGTCCATCAGCAAATCTTTCCACAAAGCCATCACCAACAAATGCATCACATGTGTTAAATGATTTAAATGGTAGAATAAATGGAATACTCAATGGAGGAGAATGTTCTATGGGAATCGAATCTACAATAATAGATACAACAACAAAAGAACTAGTGTTGTTAAGACCAGGAATAATAAGTTTAGAAGAGATTGAAAGTACTTTACAGGAGAAAGTAGTTTTTTCAAATAATGGTGATAAATTTCCAAAAGCCCCAGGAATGAAGTACAAGCATTATTCACCTAAAACGAAGGTCTCATTAATTTTTGATGATGAAGAAATTCCTAAAGAAAAATTAAATCGAATTGTGATTACAACAGATAAACACAAACCCAAATTCCCAAATGAAACAATCTTTAATTTGTCTGAGTCTTCACTTTACAAATATTTAAGATTAGCAGACGATTTAAGAATGAATGAAGTAATAATCTACACCCAAAAAAATGAAATTACAATTGGGTTGTTAGATAGAATTTTAAAAGCAGGTGGAAGATATTCAAGAGAAAATTAA
- a CDS encoding lytic murein transglycosylase: MKNKIINITLNTLLAFIVFADINKINAQMIASNYRRYEEIKTQAGKPFIIERTDGINLRFIPLVNKLVALGWDESWVREKFADNSTVFIPKLALTSFNKSKVLKENNSYSWMYTEESDSICKNFIEKYSKSLLNAERIYGVNPEVISALLWCETRHGKVTGDYPILSSFASMAMMSHPTCLLKSIKNTNQYLDSIGVDSIERHEVINKIRERSITKSNWAFEEIKALLTIEKNGSIDILQLKSSWAGAFGWAQFLPSSYLKFSSDGNGDKKVNLFNPSDAIFSVANYLNRSGYIEGNMVAVRRALRNYNRSYDYSNAIANLAERILPIKDDNSTPDSSSQVINNHPAVTGNKTSQQPITIPE, encoded by the coding sequence TTGAAGAATAAAATAATAAATATAACCTTAAATACATTACTTGCATTTATTGTATTTGCAGACATTAATAAAATTAATGCGCAAATGATTGCATCGAATTACAGAAGATATGAGGAAATAAAAACTCAAGCAGGAAAACCTTTTATTATTGAAAGGACTGATGGAATTAATTTACGATTTATTCCATTAGTTAACAAATTAGTTGCATTAGGATGGGATGAAAGCTGGGTTAGAGAGAAATTTGCAGATAACAGTACTGTGTTTATTCCAAAATTAGCCTTAACTTCATTTAATAAAAGTAAAGTGCTGAAAGAGAATAATTCTTACTCTTGGATGTATACTGAAGAAAGTGATTCAATTTGTAAAAATTTTATTGAAAAATACAGTAAAAGTCTTCTTAATGCTGAAAGAATCTATGGAGTAAATCCTGAAGTTATATCTGCTTTGTTGTGGTGTGAGACTAGGCATGGAAAGGTAACTGGAGATTATCCAATTTTAAGTTCTTTTGCTTCAATGGCAATGATGTCTCATCCAACTTGTTTGTTAAAAAGTATAAAAAATACAAATCAGTATTTAGATTCAATTGGAGTTGATTCTATTGAAAGACATGAAGTAATCAATAAAATTAGAGAAAGAAGTATCACAAAATCAAATTGGGCTTTTGAAGAAATTAAAGCATTATTAACTATTGAAAAAAATGGCTCTATTGATATTTTACAACTTAAAAGTTCATGGGCTGGAGCTTTTGGTTGGGCTCAATTTTTACCATCATCTTATTTGAAATTTTCTAGTGATGGAAATGGTGATAAAAAAGTAAATTTATTCAATCCATCAGATGCAATTTTTAGTGTAGCTAATTATTTAAACAGATCTGGTTATATAGAAGGGAATATGGTAGCCGTAAGGAGGGCATTAAGGAATTATAATCGTTCTTATGATTATTCAAATGCAATAGCCAATTTGGCAGAACGAATTTTACCAATAAAAGATGATAATTCTACTCCTGATTCAAGTTCACAAGTTATAAATAATCATCCAGCTGTTACTGGAAATAAAACTTCTCAACAACCTATTACAATTCCAGAATAA